From Nicotiana tabacum cultivar K326 chromosome 15, ASM71507v2, whole genome shotgun sequence, the proteins below share one genomic window:
- the LOC142169479 gene encoding purine permease 3-like — protein MEDKGLSTNMRRILLVINCLILAVGICGGPLMMRLYYVEGGSRVWLSSWLQTAGWPLTLIPLAILYFYRRKVEGSNAKFYFITPRIFIASFVIGVVTGLDDFLYSWGGSKLPVSTSSLLLAAQLAFTSVGAFFIVKLKFTPYSINTVILLTVGAVLLGVRSNGDRPEGVTSKAYILGFMMTLLAAALYGVILPCIELIYLKAKQVITATLVLEIQMVMCFAATAFCTVGMIANNDFQAMSREAKQFNLGEARYYTVIVWTSIIWQCFFVGVIGVIYCSSSLMSGVMIAVLLPVTEVLAVVFFRENFSGEKGLALFLSLWGFVSYFYGEFRQTKKQKNKSPQIEMKTTHTESV, from the exons ATGGAAGATAAAGGATTAAGCACCAATATGAGGAGAATCCTCCTAGTGATTAACTGTCTAATACTCGCTGTTGGTATTTGTGGTGGCCCTCTAATGATGCGTCTATATTATGTCGAGGGAGGTTCAAGAGTATGGCTTAGCAGTTGGTTACAAACTGCTGGATGGCCACTCACCCTTATACCTCTTGCCATCCTATACTTCTATCGTCGAAAAGTAGAAGGCTCTAATGCCAAGTTTTACTTCATAACACCCCGAATTTTCATTGCATCATTCGTCATTGGCGTTGTTACTGGTCTTGATGATTTTCTCTATTCGTGGGGTGGGTCAAAACTTCCTGTGTCAACTTCTTCACTTCTTCTTGCTGCTCAACTTGCCTTCACGTCAGTAGGTGCTTTCTTCATAGTGAAGCTGAAGTTCACACCCTACTCTATCAATACAGTGATTCTGTTGACAGTTGGTGCTGTTTTATTGGGTGTTCGATCTAATGGTGATCGACCAGAAGGTGTGACAAGTAAAGCCTATATTCTTGGTTTTATGATGACACTTCTGGCAGCAGCTTTGTATGGAGTCATTTTGCCTTGTATTGAGTTGATTTATTTGAAGGCAAAACAAGTTATTACTGCTACGCTGGTATTGGAGATTCAGATGGTCATGTGTTTTGCCGCTACTGCTTTTTGCACTGTAGGAATGATCGCCAATAACGACTTTCAG GCAATGTCAAGGGAGGCAAAACAATTTAACCTCGGAGAAGCAAGATATTATACAGTGATAGTATGGACTTCTATAATTTGGCAATGCTTCTTTGTGGGTGTTATTGGAGTCATTTACTGCTCTTCTTCTTTGATGTCTGGGGTTATGATCGCGGTTTTACTTCCGGTTACTGAAGTATTAGCTGTAGTTTTTTTTAGGGAAAATTTTTCAGGTGAAAAAGGCCTTgctcttttcctttctctttggGGTTTCGTGTCATACTTCTACGGAGAGTTCAGACAAACAAAGAAGCAGAAGAACAAAAGTCCACAAATTGAGATGAAAACAACGCATACTGAGTCTGTTTGA